The following are from one region of the Streptomyces fradiae genome:
- a CDS encoding helicase-related protein, with the protein MAFTFSAGSLVKARGREWVVLPESEPDLLVLRPLGGSDDDIAAVFPFEEVEEARFAPPEPSDLGDQRAAGLLRTALRVGFRSGAGPFRSLAGIAVEPRAYQLVPLLMALRQKTVRMLVSDDVGIGKTVEAGLIASELLAQGEATGLAVLCSPALAEQWQQELRSKFGIDAELVLSSTVSRLERGLDLGQSLFDRYPNVIVSTDFIKSPRHRDDFVRHCPDLVIVDEAHTCVAADDTSTSAQNQLRYELLRRVAEDAERHLILVTATPHSGKESAFRNLLGLVKPELAEVNLESEAGRKLLAQHFVARKRADVRQYLTKEDGLADDSLAERTAFPSDRYFKDETYKLSPDYRALLDDAIAYAGERVEEAGSKGNREARIAWWSAIALLRSLVSSPRAAAQTLTTRSATAIAASAEEADKLGAPLNSDAADSDAMEGMDVAPGAETDEAPTRSRLAELAERAEQLEGPEKDLKLKALIKHLKALLADGYNPIVFCRYIPTAKYLADQLENDPEKKKRGPLGAKTVVKAVTGELSPQQRIERIEALAAEAGQDAAARRVLIATDCLSEGVNLQHHFDAVLHYDLAWNPTRHDQREGRVDRYGQRRDEVRVITLYGDDNGIDGKVLEVLIKKHRQIKKDLGISVSVPDELSTGVTDAIVEWLLMRGREDQDALFSADAFRVNKEKLESDWNSAAERERASRSRFAQRSVHPEEVAREVASVRQALGGAGEIRTFVRESLGALNAVLRGSGEDFTAQVGGTPAGLRDALASTVGAEVIEKDREIPFRTDPAVARGEAALVRTDPVVGALASHVLNAALDTLAEGARPARRCGVITTDAVSTRTTLLLVRYRFHLTLPSRNGERQLVAEDARLLAFEGAPRNAVWLPHERAAELLDAVASDNTDPHFGQRTMTRILDQLPEVNGYLETYGDELAAELDAAHRRVRTASGEIVRGLSVTAQKPADILGAYVYLPAAASVPAGVTA; encoded by the coding sequence ATGGCATTCACGTTCTCCGCCGGATCCCTGGTGAAGGCCCGCGGCCGTGAGTGGGTGGTGCTCCCCGAGAGCGAGCCCGACCTGCTCGTCCTGCGCCCGCTGGGCGGCTCGGACGACGACATCGCCGCGGTGTTCCCGTTCGAGGAGGTCGAGGAGGCCCGCTTCGCGCCGCCCGAGCCGTCCGACCTCGGCGACCAGCGGGCGGCGGGCCTGCTGCGCACCGCGCTGCGTGTGGGCTTCCGCTCGGGCGCCGGCCCGTTCCGCTCGCTGGCCGGCATCGCGGTGGAACCGCGCGCCTACCAGCTCGTACCGCTGCTCATGGCGCTGCGCCAGAAGACCGTACGGATGCTGGTCTCGGACGACGTCGGCATCGGCAAGACGGTCGAGGCCGGCCTGATCGCGAGCGAGCTGCTCGCGCAGGGCGAGGCGACGGGCCTCGCGGTGCTGTGCTCGCCCGCGCTGGCCGAGCAGTGGCAGCAGGAGCTGCGCAGCAAGTTCGGCATCGACGCGGAGCTGGTGCTGTCCTCGACGGTGTCCCGCCTGGAGCGAGGACTTGACCTCGGCCAGTCCCTGTTCGACCGGTACCCGAACGTGATCGTGTCGACGGACTTCATCAAGTCCCCGCGCCACCGCGACGACTTCGTGCGCCACTGCCCCGACCTGGTGATCGTCGACGAGGCGCACACGTGCGTGGCCGCCGACGACACCTCGACGAGCGCGCAGAACCAGCTGCGGTACGAGCTGCTGCGACGCGTCGCGGAGGACGCGGAGCGGCACCTGATCCTTGTGACGGCGACCCCGCACAGCGGCAAGGAGTCCGCGTTCCGCAACCTGCTCGGCCTGGTGAAGCCGGAACTGGCGGAGGTGAACCTGGAGTCGGAGGCGGGCCGGAAGCTGCTCGCCCAGCACTTCGTGGCGCGCAAGCGCGCGGACGTCCGGCAGTACCTCACGAAGGAGGACGGCCTGGCCGACGACTCCCTCGCCGAGCGTACGGCGTTCCCGTCGGACCGCTACTTCAAGGACGAGACCTACAAGCTCTCCCCCGACTACCGGGCCCTGCTCGACGACGCCATCGCGTACGCCGGCGAGCGCGTCGAGGAGGCGGGCAGCAAGGGCAACCGCGAGGCGCGGATCGCCTGGTGGTCGGCGATCGCGCTGCTGCGCTCGCTGGTGTCCTCGCCGCGGGCGGCGGCGCAGACCCTGACGACCCGGTCGGCGACGGCGATCGCCGCGTCGGCGGAGGAGGCCGACAAGCTGGGTGCCCCGCTGAACAGCGACGCGGCCGACAGCGACGCCATGGAAGGCATGGACGTGGCGCCGGGCGCGGAGACGGACGAGGCGCCCACGCGGTCGCGGCTCGCGGAACTCGCCGAGCGGGCCGAGCAGCTGGAAGGCCCGGAGAAGGATCTCAAGCTGAAGGCGCTGATCAAGCACCTCAAGGCGCTGCTGGCCGACGGTTACAACCCGATCGTCTTCTGCCGTTACATCCCGACGGCCAAGTACCTGGCCGACCAGCTGGAGAACGACCCGGAGAAGAAGAAGCGCGGCCCGCTGGGCGCGAAGACGGTCGTCAAGGCGGTCACAGGAGAGCTCTCCCCGCAGCAGCGCATCGAGCGCATCGAGGCGCTGGCGGCCGAGGCCGGCCAGGACGCCGCGGCCCGCCGGGTCCTGATCGCCACCGACTGCCTCTCCGAGGGCGTCAACCTCCAGCACCACTTCGACGCGGTCCTCCACTACGACCTCGCCTGGAACCCCACCCGCCACGACCAGCGCGAGGGCCGCGTCGACCGTTACGGCCAGCGCCGCGACGAGGTCCGCGTCATCACCCTGTACGGCGACGACAACGGCATCGACGGCAAGGTCCTGGAGGTGCTGATCAAGAAGCACCGCCAGATCAAGAAGGACCTGGGCATCTCCGTATCCGTCCCGGACGAGCTGTCGACGGGCGTGACGGACGCGATCGTGGAGTGGCTGCTGATGCGCGGCCGCGAGGACCAGGACGCCCTGTTCAGCGCGGACGCGTTCAGGGTGAACAAGGAGAAGCTGGAGAGCGACTGGAACTCGGCCGCGGAGCGCGAGCGCGCGTCCCGGTCCCGCTTCGCGCAGCGCTCGGTGCACCCGGAGGAGGTGGCCCGGGAGGTCGCCTCGGTCCGCCAGGCGCTGGGTGGCGCGGGTGAGATCCGGACGTTCGTACGGGAGTCCCTGGGCGCTCTCAACGCCGTGCTGCGCGGCAGCGGCGAGGACTTCACCGCCCAGGTCGGCGGCACCCCGGCCGGACTGCGCGACGCCCTCGCGTCGACCGTGGGCGCGGAGGTGATCGAGAAGGACCGCGAGATCCCGTTCCGGACCGATCCCGCCGTGGCGCGCGGCGAGGCGGCCCTGGTCCGCACGGACCCGGTCGTGGGCGCGCTCGCGTCCCATGTCCTGAACGCCGCCCTGGACACCCTGGCCGAGGGCGCCCGCCCGGCCCGCCGCTGCGGCGTGATCACCACGGACGCGGTGAGTACGAGGACCACCCTGCTGCTCGTCCGCTACCGCTTCCACCTCACGTTGCCATCGAGGAACGGCGAACGCCAGCTGGTGGCGGAGGACGCACGGCTGCTCGCCTTCGAGGGCGCGCCACGGAACGCGGTGTGGCTGCCGCACGAGCGGGCGGCCGAACTGCTCGACGCGGTGGCGTCGGACAACACCGACCCGCACTTCGGCCAGCGGACGATGACCCGCATTCTCGACCAACTGCCGGAAGTGAACGGCTACCTGGAGACGTACGGCGACGAACTGGCCGCCGAGCTCGACGCCGCCCACCGCCGGGTGCGCACCGCCTCCGGCGAGATCGTCCGCGGTCTGTCGGTCACGGCCCAGAAGCCGGCCGACATCCTCGGCGCCTACGTCTACCTGCCCGCCGCTGCTTCCGTTCCCGCTGGAGTGACCGCCTGA
- a CDS encoding protein kinase: MSHELVDGRFRIVRVIGRGNMGEVHQAEDLRAPEGSPERKVAVKTILRRRTGGRIDTSGGTKAVERFAREVGIMRHLDHHPNLTRIIEGGIAADRDGLPYLAMEFLDGASLRDLIEEEPQLPVSWVAAIGAQVAAGLAAAHARGVVHRDLKPANVMLTRGGTVKVLDFGMGSIVDDPDQTRLTSTGVSVGTARYMAPEQCQAKQVTQAADLYALGCVLYEMLVGVPPFTSESAYELAERHVHQEPSPVRAIRTEIPAELARLVDRLLAKQPADRPADAVAVRDALLPLAVPSDGDSLIPSWRDLDPTLPLRGSAPAPATAPEQAPAPVTASGTAMDVFGVHQALIRDYRSFTEGGTVIRDERVKAYVEKDLDDKSQWPNPWVSLNPFFQGGGTVVELAQQKVLHPECARIFQARKTEGGTVCDGRPLLLHQHQRDAIDAAASGASYVLTTGTGSGKSLSYIVPIVDKVLHERDAEGPNAPKRVRAIIVYPMNALANSQLRELEKYLRDGYGAGREPVTFARYTGQEDDARRKEIRDNPPDILLTNYVMLELMLTRPADRASLIRMARGLEFLVFDELHTYRGRQGADVALLIRRVREACQAEDLQCIGTSATMSTEGTLADQRRVVAGVASTLFGTQVRPEHVIGETLVRATGEAPATVPAERLTAPAPRAYDDLVRDPLARWIEDRFGLVEDAATGGLVRRPPAQIEAAARALHEASGVDEELCAKAIRATLEAGSQALNPRNERPLFAFRLHQFLSKGDTVYVTLENKSSRHLTRSYQLEQPGSGGKLLMPLAFCRECGQEYLTVWRTEKDGEVRYEARRDTSATGGRQGDGYLYVDHEREWPSNTQYAVDDRRLPESWLELDDKGQEVLKRTYRDRVPKAVTVDPFGHEGEGELKAAFIPSPFLFCLHCGVAYEQTRGRDFAKLATLDQEGRSSATSLVSASIVRSLKSVPEEALDKEARKLLTFVDNRQDASLQAGHFNDFVQITQLRGALYRAALDAGEDGLHHEELASAVTNALAISPADYTGEADLPPSLARNAARTLRDAVAFRLYLDLERGWRITMPNLEQTGLLEIDYEDLDWVAAKQDRWEGTHERLRDADPALRAEIMRTLLNEMRRSLAIDVSYFRDDAFESLQRATEERLVDPWILSTADKPSVGTAYPHPSRPGMDRSSLFLSARGKYGKYLRRADRTFRDLDQDDLQLIITELLKVLTKAGLVKEVEATPQRAGRYRRASSAVATGYRVAAQSLVWRAGKGESGAHDPLTRTYQSGDGPRINTFFLKLYRETADALSGLYAREHTAQVSPEDREAREEAFRKAELKLLYCSPTMELGVDISSLNAVMMRNVPPTPANYAQRSGRAGRSGQPALVTTYCATGNSHDQYYFRRSERMVAGAVAPPRLDLANEDLVLSHLQGIWIAEAGLRLGRSLPEVLDVSYPDTGERPAPALHLLPDIEAAAHDDGAQRRTVDAALRVLGPLIERDFTETTWWHDDWIGDKVRTVAQRFDRAFDRWRSLFRAALDDQYVQNKRRLDYSLTEGDRIRANARRREAETQLNLLMNESVDSKSVLSDFNPYRYLASEGFLPGYSFPRLPLAAYIPTIGRRRGDGDYLQRPRFLAIREFGPGALIYHEGARYQVTRIQLPPDSSGELTTGEARRCANCGYHHEPKEREDRCGFCKETLGSATYGLLHLHTVYTSRRERISSDEEERRRAGYRLETSYRFHDHGVRKGRLSAKIAEAAGGQLAEITYGDSATVRITNTGRVRARTDEPPGYWLDLADGRWMNDKDAAEASGDSSELPLVDADGNERRRTKRVIPFVEDRRNILVVTLDEALPEPIALTLMYALERGIEAEFELEDAELSSELLPPDDGPRRRLLLMEAAEGGAGVLRRLQAEDDALAKAARRALEICHFSPDGKDEGGEEHRPGRACALGCYDCLLTYGNQLDHSRINRHTVADLLVRLASATARREARGESRSEQYRRLLADSPADPTPVEVSAAELAAQGDFLGWAKARALRLPDEKDVFLTEANAAPDFVYRLPGVNVAVFVDGPGTEPSALRDADAEERLFDATWDVVRFQHGDDWDAIAAAHPRWFGSPAATD, encoded by the coding sequence GTGAGCCACGAGCTCGTCGACGGCAGATTCCGCATCGTGCGTGTCATCGGCAGGGGCAACATGGGGGAGGTCCATCAGGCCGAGGACCTGCGTGCCCCCGAGGGCTCACCCGAGCGCAAGGTCGCCGTGAAGACGATCCTCCGCCGCCGCACCGGAGGCCGGATCGACACCAGCGGTGGCACCAAGGCCGTGGAGCGCTTCGCCCGCGAAGTGGGCATCATGCGGCACCTTGATCACCACCCCAACCTCACCCGGATCATCGAGGGCGGCATCGCCGCGGACCGTGACGGTCTGCCCTACCTGGCGATGGAGTTCCTGGACGGCGCCTCGCTGCGCGACCTCATCGAGGAGGAGCCGCAGCTCCCCGTCTCCTGGGTCGCCGCCATCGGTGCCCAGGTCGCCGCCGGCCTCGCCGCCGCGCACGCGCGGGGCGTGGTCCACCGGGACCTGAAGCCCGCCAATGTCATGCTCACCCGGGGCGGCACGGTCAAGGTGCTCGACTTCGGCATGGGCAGCATCGTCGACGACCCGGACCAGACCCGTCTGACCAGCACGGGCGTCAGTGTGGGCACCGCCCGGTACATGGCTCCGGAGCAGTGCCAGGCCAAGCAGGTGACGCAGGCCGCCGACCTGTACGCGCTCGGCTGCGTGCTGTACGAGATGCTGGTCGGCGTCCCTCCGTTCACCAGCGAGTCCGCGTACGAACTCGCCGAACGGCACGTCCACCAGGAGCCGAGCCCCGTCCGCGCGATCCGCACGGAGATTCCCGCCGAGCTGGCCCGTCTCGTGGACCGGCTCCTCGCCAAGCAGCCGGCCGACCGCCCGGCCGACGCCGTGGCCGTACGGGACGCCCTGCTCCCGCTCGCCGTGCCGTCGGACGGCGATTCCCTGATCCCCTCCTGGCGTGACCTCGATCCCACGCTCCCCCTGCGTGGGTCCGCCCCTGCCCCGGCCACCGCCCCGGAGCAGGCCCCCGCCCCGGTGACCGCCTCCGGCACCGCCATGGACGTCTTCGGCGTCCATCAGGCGCTGATCCGCGACTACCGCTCCTTCACGGAGGGCGGCACCGTCATCCGCGACGAGCGCGTCAAGGCGTACGTCGAGAAGGACCTCGACGACAAGTCCCAGTGGCCGAACCCCTGGGTGTCGCTCAACCCGTTCTTCCAGGGCGGCGGCACGGTGGTGGAACTCGCCCAGCAGAAGGTGCTGCACCCCGAGTGCGCCCGCATCTTCCAGGCGAGGAAGACGGAGGGTGGCACCGTCTGCGACGGCCGGCCGCTCCTCCTGCACCAGCACCAGCGCGACGCCATCGACGCCGCCGCGTCGGGAGCTTCGTACGTCCTGACGACGGGCACCGGCTCCGGCAAGTCGCTCTCCTACATCGTCCCGATCGTCGACAAGGTGCTCCACGAGCGCGACGCGGAGGGTCCGAACGCCCCGAAGCGAGTACGGGCGATCATCGTGTATCCGATGAACGCGCTCGCCAACAGCCAGCTGCGCGAGCTGGAGAAGTACCTGCGCGACGGCTATGGCGCGGGCCGTGAGCCCGTCACCTTCGCCCGCTACACGGGCCAGGAGGACGACGCGAGGCGCAAGGAGATCCGCGACAACCCGCCGGACATCCTGCTCACCAACTACGTGATGCTGGAGCTGATGCTGACCCGCCCGGCCGACCGGGCGAGCCTGATCAGGATGGCGCGGGGCCTGGAGTTCCTCGTCTTCGACGAACTGCACACCTATCGCGGCCGCCAGGGCGCCGACGTGGCCCTGCTGATCCGCCGCGTCCGGGAGGCCTGCCAGGCGGAGGACCTCCAGTGCATCGGCACGTCGGCCACCATGTCGACCGAGGGCACCCTGGCGGACCAGCGGCGGGTGGTCGCCGGTGTGGCGAGCACGCTGTTCGGCACGCAGGTCCGGCCCGAGCACGTCATCGGCGAGACCCTGGTCCGCGCGACCGGCGAGGCCCCCGCCACCGTGCCGGCCGAGCGCCTCACCGCCCCCGCCCCGCGCGCCTACGACGACCTGGTGCGCGACCCGCTGGCCCGCTGGATCGAGGACCGCTTCGGCCTGGTCGAGGACGCCGCCACGGGCGGTCTCGTACGGCGGCCGCCGGCGCAGATCGAGGCCGCGGCGCGCGCGTTGCACGAGGCCTCCGGCGTCGACGAGGAGCTGTGCGCGAAGGCGATCCGCGCCACCCTGGAGGCCGGCTCCCAGGCGCTCAACCCGCGCAACGAGCGGCCGCTGTTTGCCTTCCGCCTGCACCAGTTCCTCTCCAAGGGCGACACGGTCTACGTCACCCTGGAGAACAAGTCCTCCCGCCACCTCACCCGCTCCTACCAGCTCGAACAGCCGGGCAGCGGCGGCAAGCTGCTGATGCCGCTCGCCTTCTGCCGGGAGTGCGGGCAGGAGTACCTGACCGTGTGGCGCACGGAGAAGGACGGCGAGGTGCGCTACGAGGCGCGCCGCGACACCTCGGCGACCGGTGGCCGGCAGGGCGACGGCTATCTGTACGTGGACCACGAGCGCGAGTGGCCGTCCAACACGCAGTACGCGGTCGACGACCGGCGCCTGCCGGAGTCCTGGCTGGAGCTGGACGACAAGGGCCAGGAGGTGCTCAAGCGCACGTACCGCGACCGCGTCCCGAAGGCCGTCACCGTCGACCCGTTCGGCCACGAGGGCGAGGGAGAGCTGAAGGCCGCGTTCATCCCGTCGCCGTTCCTCTTCTGCCTGCACTGCGGGGTCGCCTACGAGCAGACGCGCGGCCGGGACTTCGCCAAGCTGGCCACGCTGGACCAGGAGGGCCGTTCGTCGGCGACCTCCCTCGTCTCCGCGTCGATCGTGCGCTCGCTGAAGTCGGTGCCGGAGGAGGCCCTGGACAAGGAGGCGCGCAAGCTCCTCACCTTCGTCGACAACCGCCAGGACGCCTCCCTCCAGGCCGGCCACTTCAACGACTTCGTGCAGATCACCCAGCTGCGCGGCGCGCTGTACCGGGCGGCTCTGGACGCGGGCGAGGACGGTCTGCACCACGAGGAGCTGGCCTCCGCCGTGACCAACGCGCTCGCCATCTCACCGGCGGACTACACCGGTGAGGCCGATCTTCCTCCATCGCTGGCCCGCAACGCCGCCCGCACCCTGCGGGACGCGGTCGCCTTCCGGCTCTACCTCGACCTGGAGCGTGGCTGGCGCATCACCATGCCCAACCTGGAGCAGACCGGCCTACTGGAGATCGACTACGAGGACCTGGACTGGGTCGCCGCCAAGCAGGACCGCTGGGAGGGCACGCACGAGAGGCTGCGGGACGCCGACCCTGCGCTGCGGGCCGAGATCATGCGGACGCTGCTGAACGAGATGCGGCGCTCGCTGGCCATCGACGTGTCGTACTTCCGTGACGACGCGTTCGAATCCCTCCAGCGGGCGACCGAGGAACGGCTCGTGGACCCGTGGATCCTGTCCACCGCCGACAAGCCCAGCGTGGGCACCGCCTACCCGCACCCCTCCCGGCCGGGCATGGACCGCTCCAGCCTGTTCCTGTCCGCACGCGGCAAGTACGGCAAGTACCTGCGGCGCGCCGACCGCACGTTCCGGGACCTCGACCAGGACGACCTCCAGCTGATCATCACGGAGCTGCTGAAGGTGCTGACCAAGGCGGGTCTGGTGAAGGAGGTGGAGGCCACGCCGCAGCGGGCCGGCCGATACCGACGGGCCTCGTCCGCCGTCGCGACCGGCTACCGGGTGGCCGCCCAGTCCCTGGTGTGGCGCGCCGGCAAGGGCGAGTCGGGCGCGCACGACCCGCTGACCCGCACGTACCAGAGCGGCGACGGCCCGCGCATCAACACGTTCTTCCTCAAGCTGTATCGCGAGACGGCCGACGCCCTCTCCGGCCTGTACGCCCGTGAGCACACCGCGCAGGTGTCCCCGGAGGACCGGGAGGCGCGCGAAGAGGCCTTCCGCAAGGCGGAGCTGAAGCTGCTGTACTGCTCCCCCACCATGGAGCTGGGCGTCGACATCTCCTCGCTCAACGCGGTGATGATGCGCAACGTACCGCCCACGCCCGCCAATTACGCCCAGCGTTCGGGCCGCGCGGGCCGCAGCGGCCAGCCGGCCCTGGTGACGACGTACTGCGCGACCGGCAACAGCCACGACCAGTACTACTTCCGCCGCTCCGAGCGCATGGTGGCGGGCGCGGTCGCCCCGCCCCGCCTGGACCTCGCCAACGAGGACCTGGTCCTCTCCCACCTCCAGGGCATCTGGATCGCCGAGGCGGGCCTGCGCCTGGGCCGCTCCCTCCCCGAGGTCCTCGACGTCTCGTACCCGGACACGGGTGAGCGTCCGGCACCCGCCCTGCATCTGCTGCCCGACATCGAGGCCGCGGCGCACGACGACGGCGCCCAGCGGCGCACGGTGGACGCTGCGCTGCGCGTCCTCGGCCCGCTGATCGAGCGGGACTTCACCGAAACGACCTGGTGGCACGACGACTGGATCGGCGACAAGGTCAGGACCGTCGCCCAGCGCTTCGACCGCGCCTTCGACCGCTGGCGCAGCCTGTTCCGTGCCGCACTCGACGACCAGTACGTCCAGAACAAGCGCCGCCTGGACTACAGCCTCACCGAGGGCGACCGGATCCGGGCCAACGCCCGCCGCCGCGAGGCGGAGACCCAGCTGAACCTGCTGATGAACGAGAGCGTCGACAGCAAGTCGGTCCTCTCCGACTTCAACCCGTACCGCTATCTGGCCTCCGAGGGCTTCCTGCCCGGCTACAGCTTCCCCCGTCTGCCGCTCGCCGCGTACATCCCGACGATCGGCCGGCGTCGCGGCGACGGCGACTACCTCCAGCGTCCCCGCTTCCTCGCCATCCGCGAGTTCGGCCCCGGCGCGCTGATCTACCACGAGGGTGCCCGCTACCAGGTGACCCGTATCCAGCTCCCGCCGGACTCCTCTGGTGAACTGACCACCGGCGAGGCCCGCCGCTGCGCGAACTGCGGCTACCACCACGAGCCCAAGGAGCGCGAGGACCGCTGCGGCTTCTGCAAGGAGACGCTGGGGTCCGCGACGTACGGCCTGCTGCACCTGCACACCGTCTACACCTCCCGCCGTGAGCGGATCTCCTCGGACGAGGAGGAGCGGCGCCGGGCCGGCTACCGACTGGAGACCTCGTACCGCTTCCATGACCACGGCGTCCGCAAGGGCCGGCTCAGCGCGAAGATCGCCGAGGCCGCGGGCGGGCAGCTCGCGGAGATCACGTACGGCGACTCCGCGACCGTCCGTATCACCAACACCGGCCGGGTCCGCGCCCGGACGGACGAGCCCCCGGGCTACTGGCTCGACCTGGCCGACGGCCGCTGGATGAACGACAAGGACGCGGCCGAGGCGTCCGGCGACTCCAGCGAGCTGCCGCTGGTCGACGCGGACGGCAACGAGCGGCGCCGCACGAAGCGGGTCATCCCGTTCGTGGAGGACCGCCGCAACATCCTGGTCGTCACCCTCGACGAAGCACTTCCCGAGCCGATCGCGCTCACCCTGATGTACGCGCTGGAGCGGGGCATCGAGGCCGAGTTCGAGCTGGAGGACGCCGAGCTGTCCAGCGAGCTGCTGCCGCCGGACGACGGGCCGCGGCGCCGTCTGCTGCTCATGGAGGCCGCGGAGGGCGGCGCGGGCGTGCTCCGCCGCCTCCAGGCGGAGGACGACGCCCTCGCGAAGGCGGCTCGTCGCGCCCTGGAGATCTGCCACTTCTCGCCGGACGGCAAGGACGAGGGCGGCGAGGAGCACCGCCCGGGACGCGCCTGCGCGCTCGGCTGCTACGACTGCCTGCTCACGTACGGCAACCAGCTCGACCACTCCCGGATCAACCGGCACACGGTGGCGGACCTGTTGGTGCGTCTGGCGTCCGCGACGGCGCGCCGCGAGGCGCGCGGCGAATCCCGCTCGGAGCAGTACCGGCGGCTGCTCGCCGACTCCCCCGCCGATCCCACACCTGTCGAGGTGTCGGCTGCCGAACTCGCCGCGCAGGGCGACTTCCTGGGCTGGGCCAAGGCGCGTGCGCTGCGCCTCCCGGACGAGAAGGACGTCTTCCTGACGGAGGCGAACGCGGCACCGGACTTCGTGTACCGGCTGCCCGGCGTCAACGTCGCCGTGTTCGTCGACGGCCCCGGCACCGAGCCGAGCGCGCTGCGTGACGCCGACGCAGAGGAGCGGCTCTTCGACGCCACGTGGGATGTCGTCCGCTTCCAGCACGGCGACGACTGGGACGCCATCGCCGCCGCCCACCCCCGCTGGTTCGGCTCCCCTGCCGCCACCGACTGA
- a CDS encoding SAVMC3_10250 family protein: MREIVYLSESKLRQFVPEPRRVPRTGALRVTTPLGGFDMDAPATDLEQGQLRHLRDVSRHVELHAGWYAEPGVRPGQWVQFEAPLRCVTLGAAHKDLVLFVDAAGQGETDREAGEDCRLLMHGSVRHLRGWTPMSVNGPALEVEDSASSLGTAFVTRAGHVVEALTRHRDPLSVEQDPSPAGVRLHGRGVQELLDALDDDGDGIDMSAMMTGYARVTGLLPGTRAGSRCVVASPLLVEYAKIDSP; this comes from the coding sequence ATGCGCGAGATCGTCTATTTGTCGGAGAGCAAGCTGCGGCAGTTCGTACCGGAGCCGCGACGTGTCCCGCGTACAGGTGCTCTCCGCGTGACCACGCCGCTGGGCGGCTTCGACATGGACGCGCCAGCGACGGACCTGGAGCAAGGGCAGTTGCGGCACCTCCGTGACGTGTCCAGGCACGTGGAACTCCACGCGGGCTGGTACGCGGAGCCCGGCGTGCGTCCTGGGCAATGGGTGCAGTTCGAAGCGCCGCTTCGCTGCGTGACACTCGGCGCCGCTCACAAGGATCTCGTCCTGTTCGTGGACGCTGCGGGCCAAGGAGAAACGGACCGTGAGGCGGGAGAGGACTGCCGTCTGCTGATGCATGGGTCGGTCCGTCATCTCAGAGGCTGGACCCCGATGTCGGTGAACGGTCCGGCACTGGAGGTGGAGGACTCGGCCTCCAGTCTCGGAACGGCGTTCGTCACCAGGGCCGGGCACGTCGTGGAGGCCCTCACACGGCACCGCGACCCGCTGTCGGTGGAGCAGGACCCGTCACCGGCAGGGGTACGCCTGCACGGGCGAGGCGTGCAGGAGCTCCTGGACGCGCTGGACGACGATGGCGACGGCATCGACATGTCCGCGATGATGACCGGGTATGCGCGTGTCACCGGACTGCTTCCGGGTACCCGTGCCGGCTCTCGCTGCGTGGTAGCGAGCCCTCTCCTCGTGGAGTACGCGAAGATCGACTCTCCGTGA
- a CDS encoding serine/threonine-protein kinase, producing the protein MDTTRLIGGRFRVKDRPVSGAMGDVWPAEDTKLGRTVALKFLARRRLRQQGAPTEFTDWTVKRFGREGVAMARVSHAHVAQIYDTGEHEGELYIVMEYIQGRSLAGHLKEGPTLTLERTVRWTREICEGLDAAHQRDVLHHDIKPDNIMITNEGDVKIVDFGLASLADVTQSHTGVGTALYKAPERWSGSLGSVRSDLYSVGCVLYEMLTGRPPFGGPQDDPMTVGRMHQDDTPAPPSAHRPGVPDQLDVIVRILLEKDPGDRPRSAEAVALVMSDIQHVLGAEDKVVESGRGHLPEALNGSTRHSERIEVLDRRIFELQLRFGPYDQKVIEARMEHADLTGRSGDARGAAALFNRLGRDCQDFFGPYDTQALNAFEEVARWIARSEGGNRSGTGTLS; encoded by the coding sequence ATGGACACCACCAGACTGATCGGCGGCCGCTTCAGGGTGAAGGACCGCCCGGTCAGCGGTGCCATGGGCGACGTGTGGCCGGCCGAGGACACGAAGCTCGGCCGCACCGTGGCTCTGAAGTTCCTCGCGCGACGACGCCTCCGCCAGCAGGGAGCCCCCACGGAGTTCACGGATTGGACAGTGAAGAGGTTCGGGCGGGAGGGCGTGGCCATGGCGAGGGTCAGTCATGCTCATGTTGCGCAGATCTACGACACGGGCGAACACGAGGGCGAGCTCTACATCGTCATGGAGTACATCCAGGGCAGATCGCTCGCCGGGCATCTGAAGGAGGGACCCACCCTCACGCTCGAGCGAACCGTGCGATGGACACGGGAGATCTGCGAGGGCCTTGACGCCGCGCACCAACGAGACGTGCTCCACCACGACATCAAGCCCGACAACATCATGATCACGAATGAGGGTGACGTGAAGATCGTGGACTTCGGGCTGGCGTCCCTCGCCGATGTGACCCAGTCCCACACGGGCGTGGGCACCGCGTTGTACAAGGCGCCGGAGAGGTGGAGCGGCAGCCTGGGCAGCGTGCGCAGTGACCTGTACTCCGTGGGATGTGTCCTGTACGAGATGCTGACGGGGCGCCCGCCCTTCGGCGGCCCGCAGGACGACCCCATGACCGTGGGCAGAATGCACCAGGACGACACGCCGGCACCCCCAAGCGCCCACCGTCCTGGCGTGCCCGACCAACTCGACGTGATCGTTCGGATCCTCCTGGAGAAAGATCCGGGAGATCGCCCGCGAAGCGCAGAAGCGGTCGCGTTGGTGATGAGCGACATCCAGCATGTTCTGGGGGCCGAGGACAAGGTCGTCGAGAGCGGGCGGGGACACTTGCCTGAGGCTCTGAACGGCAGTACTCGACATTCGGAGCGCATCGAGGTCCTTGATCGCCGTATCTTTGAACTGCAGCTCCGGTTCGGGCCTTATGACCAAAAAGTGATCGAGGCGCGCATGGAGCACGCCGATCTCACTGGTCGGTCGGGCGATGCACGAGGGGCTGCAGCCCTGTTCAACCGCCTCGGCCGTGACTGTCAGGACTTCTTCGGGCCGTACGACACGCAGGCACTCAATGCCTTTGAAGAAGTGGCTCGGTGGATCGCGCGATCGGAGGGGGGCAACCGGAGTGGAACCGGCACGCTGTCCTGA